In the Candidatus Electrothrix sp. GW3-4 genome, one interval contains:
- a CDS encoding DUF4492 domain-containing protein: MKEHQSVFQEAYRFYRDGFRNMTVGKTLWKIICIKLIIMFAVLKLFFFEDFLGTRFTTDEERADYVLSELISSKQANSLFLHDKENKND; the protein is encoded by the coding sequence GTGAAGGAGCACCAGAGCGTATTTCAGGAAGCCTACCGATTTTATCGTGATGGCTTTCGCAACATGACCGTTGGCAAGACCCTATGGAAAATTATCTGTATCAAATTGATTATCATGTTTGCTGTTCTGAAGCTCTTTTTCTTTGAGGATTTTCTCGGGACTCGGTTTACCACCGACGAAGAACGGGCGGATTATGTGCTCAGTGAGCTGATCAGCTCCAAGCAGGCAAACAGTCTTTTTTTACACGACAAGGAGAACAAGAATGATTGA
- a CDS encoding response regulator, giving the protein MKKFFASIPVKISLSILGIETLLLALMGYYYTHKFCEEIDRNLRNKISMPAVLLSQQDLNVNTVINIDSFAKLLQEKIHDVFIVQPNGMIYDSAHPERLNSYYERYLDKHEREQFQKVNQYFSEQQIISHRHKKKNFISLLSPLKKGNHLIGVLYIKLDGDVIADRKDEIITFFFIGSILTIFLTSLFEVLLLHYLFVPRINKTRAALSLVEQGNLSVRIPHADSQDQLGSLMRHVNRIIAATERNTHLLKMVNEAGASFVTADSLEKLSELINREVSNLQSYVAKTAYLAPQSQERKNHVLSPAPDPDQGFQLPSLDSSSDEEKREGDEEKFLFSLLTMANCAFFRLRSWQKTREAEKKYRTFFSSAVEGIFSYSIDGVLQVANPSLAKMMGYQSPRSMIDQFEREKSLLFGSEEEQKNLLKRITEQEQIQDVEIRPQRADGFRFWASLTAHIKRDQAGEPVAIEGRIANIEERKRREKIEYDYLTAKAANQAKSEMLGELEVKNRELEKTLAELHDTQLRMIQAERMAAIGMTASGVAHDLNNILAGVVNYAELILYQLPEKSPLKVSAQSILESGKRATDVVADLLTLTRGTAHNRIPVQLNSIITEYLASAEFQYLSEQHPHIDITPSLAPDLFPVLGVPVYLHKMIMNLVTNSFEAIEARGDRGEVNIFTENMVISPAEDLSSRDAGEYVVVKIMDNGAGIVQSDLHHIYEPFFTKKALGRSGTGLGLTMVQNAVMEHNGTIEVDSNAQGTTFTLCLPAAMEGKPDVLDNKNHEENKLIKGSGTILVVDDNPTIREITQSILIESGYTVYLAQSGEEAVQFCQGQEVDLILLDMLMPPGMNGRQTFAAIRKIHPQQKALLVSGYSEDAEVQKALAAGCSGFLKKPYSMSQLSRLLKQVITNKG; this is encoded by the coding sequence ATGAAAAAATTCTTTGCCTCCATACCTGTCAAAATATCTCTTTCTATCCTGGGAATAGAGACATTATTATTAGCGCTCATGGGGTATTATTATACCCATAAATTCTGTGAGGAAATTGATCGAAATCTAAGAAATAAAATTTCCATGCCTGCTGTGCTCTTGTCTCAGCAGGATCTCAACGTGAATACGGTCATCAATATCGACTCGTTTGCAAAGCTCCTTCAGGAAAAGATTCACGATGTCTTTATCGTCCAACCCAATGGGATGATATATGATTCAGCCCATCCTGAACGGCTTAATTCTTATTACGAACGCTATCTTGATAAGCATGAAAGAGAACAGTTTCAAAAGGTCAATCAGTATTTCTCAGAACAGCAAATAATTTCCCATCGACATAAGAAAAAAAATTTTATCTCTCTCCTGTCTCCCCTGAAAAAGGGAAACCATCTCATAGGTGTTCTCTATATAAAACTCGATGGCGATGTTATCGCAGATCGAAAAGATGAGATTATAACGTTTTTTTTTATTGGATCGATCCTTACGATCTTCTTGACCTCCCTCTTTGAGGTCTTGCTTCTCCATTACCTTTTTGTGCCCAGAATCAATAAAACCAGGGCAGCACTGAGCCTTGTTGAACAAGGCAACCTTTCCGTCCGCATCCCGCATGCCGATTCACAGGATCAACTGGGCAGTTTAATGCGCCATGTCAATAGAATTATAGCTGCAACCGAACGAAATACGCACCTCCTCAAGATGGTGAATGAAGCTGGCGCCTCTTTTGTGACTGCTGACAGCCTGGAAAAACTTTCCGAGCTGATCAATAGGGAGGTAAGCAATCTCCAGAGCTATGTCGCAAAAACAGCCTACCTTGCTCCACAGTCTCAGGAGAGAAAAAATCACGTTCTTTCCCCTGCCCCGGACCCGGACCAAGGATTCCAATTGCCTTCGCTCGATTCCTCCTCTGATGAGGAGAAGCGAGAAGGAGATGAAGAAAAATTTCTTTTCTCCCTCCTCACTATGGCAAACTGTGCTTTTTTCCGCCTCCGATCCTGGCAGAAAACGCGGGAAGCGGAAAAAAAATACCGCACTTTTTTCTCATCAGCAGTGGAAGGGATATTCAGCTACTCTATTGATGGGGTACTGCAAGTTGCCAACCCCTCCTTAGCAAAAATGATGGGATACCAGAGTCCACGATCCATGATTGACCAGTTTGAACGGGAAAAAAGCCTGCTTTTCGGGAGTGAAGAAGAGCAGAAAAACCTGCTTAAACGAATAACTGAGCAGGAGCAGATTCAGGATGTGGAAATCCGCCCTCAACGTGCTGACGGCTTCCGTTTCTGGGCCTCGCTGACCGCCCATATAAAAAGAGATCAAGCAGGAGAACCAGTTGCCATAGAGGGGCGCATTGCCAATATTGAAGAACGAAAGAGGAGGGAAAAGATAGAATATGATTATTTGACCGCTAAAGCGGCCAACCAGGCGAAATCAGAAATGCTCGGAGAACTGGAGGTCAAAAATAGAGAGCTTGAAAAAACCCTTGCTGAACTCCATGATACCCAACTCCGCATGATTCAAGCCGAGCGTATGGCCGCCATTGGTATGACCGCCAGCGGTGTGGCCCATGATCTCAACAATATTCTTGCCGGGGTGGTGAATTATGCTGAGCTGATATTGTATCAGCTCCCAGAGAAGAGCCCCTTAAAGGTATCCGCTCAAAGTATTCTCGAATCCGGCAAACGAGCAACTGATGTGGTTGCCGACCTGCTGACTTTAACCAGAGGGACAGCTCATAATAGAATACCGGTCCAGTTAAACTCGATTATTACCGAGTATCTTGCCTCAGCAGAATTTCAATACCTCTCTGAACAACATCCCCACATAGATATTACCCCCTCTCTTGCTCCAGACCTTTTTCCTGTTCTCGGAGTTCCTGTCTATCTTCATAAAATGATTATGAACCTTGTTACCAATAGCTTTGAGGCGATTGAGGCACGAGGAGATAGGGGGGAGGTCAACATTTTTACCGAAAACATGGTCATATCTCCAGCTGAAGATCTTTCCTCTCGGGATGCAGGAGAATATGTTGTCGTTAAAATCATGGATAACGGAGCGGGTATTGTCCAGAGTGATCTCCACCATATCTACGAGCCTTTCTTTACCAAAAAGGCCTTAGGACGCAGCGGCACCGGGCTTGGCTTAACCATGGTCCAGAACGCCGTGATGGAGCATAATGGAACGATTGAGGTGGACAGCAATGCCCAGGGGACAACGTTTACTCTCTGCCTGCCAGCAGCCATGGAAGGCAAACCAGATGTCCTGGACAACAAAAATCATGAAGAAAACAAGCTCATTAAAGGCAGCGGAACAATTCTTGTTGTTGATGATAATCCGACAATACGTGAAATAACACAGTCAATCCTTATAGAATCAGGATACACCGTTTATTTGGCCCAATCAGGGGAAGAGGCCGTACAATTTTGCCAGGGACAGGAGGTGGACCTTATCCTCCTTGATATGCTTATGCCGCCAGGAATGAACGGTCGCCAAACCTTTGCTGCAATCCGCAAAATACATCCGCAGCAAAAGGCCTTGCTTGTCAGCGGATATTCTGAAGATGCGGAGGTCCAGAAGGCTCTGGCAGCAGGGTGCTCCGGCTTTCTGAAAAAACCCTACAGCATGTCACAACTCTCACGTCTGCTCAAACAAGTGATAACCAACAAGGGGTAA
- a CDS encoding AAA family ATPase, with the protein MVANSSKILILGSNVKTTNLPVKEVSLLQEGSLPAYGYNPGDNIDLLAGPVTVEKGRLEQCLTWLNAYLAESGLTPQVDSLSYGTEKQVYQIFKRQKKGREGYQDGWFMVSQLLPSEERLKKSSAFVISEHDCSIVGNNTGMVLIDDSGVPPQVCDDMMALNPDMWCIAMGISVAHWQQWARRLGKNFTLFCRLSDLETTRMEMDSAVTWESIVAMCLRALKTSEVGLWDPLTKRFLCHIVVEMFPHAILYVGPGGTFFRYRKGMLPKKSSSKKRGSVPCYDTMVTAMLTMNIFRFNCLDFCRNCFFAFSRQVLVNWKILNDNGYHFDGQLKLPELDFGSVCPADWPCSVNECGEKRGDRMRLAWQDQASNCQNDCPCASPEVIRRDPNFVELPNTSTEFEKNLTLVASQSWGEEKKKALRSFFHRKYESHCNLQSDGVRYAGHIDTIISVLHYLKEEVNRGTGFDHLPMFQIGHLRTTDPAEIDPVITLHQVMDSYVSKEAVLRPLCIGIFGPPGSGKSFAVKQVANEIARHYDGDPFDFFEFNLTQFASPDEINSAIDPIRASVARGRVPIAFWDEFDCRYNRDEFGYLRFFLPSMQDGVTYVHGIPYHIGRAIFVFAGGVKASWEGMEDLLSPENSEQLKRSKTLKIPDFMSRLRVVLDIDGIEIPAHLLQESATEEDLEELRRILHKRALIIAHQMQTHWKKAARKSSGLLLRLLLGEYKFGARSIEAVIEASRAADRLVYGLPELIAPSAARIHANWRVELERRIDHVRKSAGLRAIW; encoded by the coding sequence ATGGTCGCCAATAGTTCAAAAATTCTCATCCTCGGTTCCAATGTAAAGACCACTAATCTTCCGGTTAAGGAGGTGAGCCTGCTCCAGGAAGGTAGCTTGCCCGCCTATGGCTATAATCCGGGTGATAATATCGATCTTCTTGCTGGCCCGGTGACTGTTGAGAAGGGAAGATTAGAGCAATGTCTGACATGGTTAAATGCCTATCTTGCTGAATCAGGTCTCACACCTCAAGTTGACTCCCTTTCTTACGGGACTGAAAAGCAAGTGTATCAAATTTTCAAGCGACAAAAAAAAGGCAGAGAAGGTTACCAGGATGGTTGGTTTATGGTGAGTCAGCTGCTGCCCTCTGAAGAACGTCTGAAAAAGTCTTCTGCCTTTGTGATCAGCGAGCATGACTGTTCCATTGTGGGGAATAACACGGGGATGGTTTTGATAGACGACTCCGGTGTCCCACCGCAGGTCTGCGACGATATGATGGCCTTAAATCCTGATATGTGGTGCATCGCCATGGGGATCTCTGTTGCCCATTGGCAGCAATGGGCCAGGCGGCTTGGAAAGAATTTTACGTTGTTCTGTCGACTTTCTGATCTGGAGACCACCCGGATGGAGATGGACTCGGCCGTCACCTGGGAAAGTATTGTGGCCATGTGTCTGCGGGCTCTCAAGACCAGTGAGGTGGGGCTCTGGGATCCGCTGACCAAGCGTTTCCTCTGTCATATCGTGGTGGAGATGTTTCCCCATGCCATTCTTTATGTTGGGCCTGGTGGCACCTTTTTTCGATATCGTAAGGGCATGTTGCCGAAAAAGAGTTCATCTAAAAAACGTGGCTCTGTCCCCTGCTATGACACGATGGTCACCGCAATGCTGACCATGAATATCTTTCGCTTCAACTGCCTTGACTTTTGTCGTAATTGCTTCTTTGCCTTTTCAAGGCAGGTGTTGGTCAACTGGAAAATACTCAATGACAACGGCTATCATTTTGATGGCCAACTTAAGTTGCCAGAACTTGATTTCGGCTCAGTGTGCCCGGCTGACTGGCCATGCTCGGTCAATGAATGTGGTGAGAAGCGTGGAGATCGCATGCGACTTGCTTGGCAGGATCAGGCTTCCAACTGTCAGAATGATTGTCCTTGTGCCTCTCCTGAGGTGATCAGGCGGGACCCTAATTTTGTCGAACTACCGAATACTTCTACGGAATTTGAAAAAAATTTAACTCTGGTGGCCAGCCAGTCCTGGGGAGAGGAAAAGAAAAAGGCCTTGCGTTCCTTTTTTCACCGCAAGTATGAGTCGCATTGTAACCTGCAGAGTGATGGGGTTCGATATGCTGGTCATATTGATACCATTATTTCTGTGCTACACTACCTGAAGGAAGAGGTCAATCGCGGTACCGGCTTTGATCATCTCCCGATGTTTCAAATCGGTCACCTGCGGACCACAGATCCAGCGGAAATTGATCCGGTTATCACTCTCCATCAGGTCATGGATTCCTATGTCTCCAAAGAGGCGGTCCTGCGCCCCCTCTGTATTGGAATTTTTGGTCCTCCGGGATCTGGGAAATCTTTTGCTGTGAAGCAGGTTGCTAATGAGATTGCTCGTCATTATGACGGTGATCCTTTTGATTTTTTTGAGTTTAATCTTACTCAATTTGCCAGCCCTGACGAGATCAATTCCGCTATTGATCCTATCAGGGCCTCGGTAGCCAGGGGGCGGGTTCCTATAGCCTTTTGGGATGAGTTCGACTGTCGATATAACAGGGATGAATTTGGCTATCTTCGCTTTTTTCTGCCCTCTATGCAGGATGGGGTAACCTATGTTCATGGCATCCCCTATCATATTGGCCGGGCTATCTTTGTCTTTGCAGGCGGGGTTAAGGCAAGTTGGGAGGGGATGGAAGACCTGCTCTCCCCTGAGAATTCTGAACAGCTGAAGAGATCCAAGACGTTGAAAATTCCTGATTTTATGAGTCGCCTACGAGTGGTTCTGGACATTGACGGCATTGAGATACCTGCCCATCTGCTGCAGGAGTCAGCCACTGAGGAGGATCTGGAGGAGTTGCGCAGGATTCTGCATAAGCGCGCTTTGATCATTGCCCACCAGATGCAAACTCATTGGAAAAAAGCAGCCCGAAAAAGTTCAGGGCTCCTGCTCCGTTTGCTTCTTGGTGAGTATAAATTTGGGGCACGCTCCATTGAGGCGGTTATTGAGGCCAGCCGTGCTGCCGATCGCCTGGTCTATGGCCTGCCTGAGTTGATTGCGCCTTCTGCGGCCCGTATCCATGCCAATTGGCGGGTGGAACTGGAACGTAGAATTGATCATGTGCGTAAGTCAGCAGGGTTAAGGGCTATCTGGTAA
- a CDS encoding cytochrome ubiquinol oxidase subunit I, producing the protein MIENVDLSTVNWARAQFAMTALYHWIFVPLTLGMTWLIAFFHTIYIKTGSEEWKHLTKFWMRLFGINFAIGVATGIILEFEFGTNWSNYSWMVGDIFGAPLAIEGIFAFFCEATFFAVMFFGWNRVSKRFHLFSTWMVAVGSNLSAVWILVANGWMQHPVGQAFNPDSARFEMQNFADVVFNPVAVSKFTHATSSAMLYSALFVISISSWYLLKGRHEKMAKRSIMVASIFGLFASGFVAFTGDESAYEVARHQPMKLAAMEGLYQGEKGADLIGFGVLNSAKKVGDDQEPFSFVVKVPGLLSLLANRSIGSFVPGLEDLVYGNSEENIMGSKEKMVKGKMALTQLELYKKAKEAGDEAGATTALAGFERNKDYMGYGFLEKPEDAVPPVGLTFNAFHIMIALGTFFPLVFLGFLFFSLQGTLLKQRWLLAGGAVMFFFGMIAQMTGWIVAEVGRQPWAIQELLPVTVARTNLPAGSVATTFFLFLALFTVLLIAEISIMLKQISLGPEKA; encoded by the coding sequence ATGATTGAGAATGTAGACCTGAGCACGGTGAACTGGGCCCGGGCTCAATTTGCTATGACGGCCTTGTACCATTGGATCTTTGTTCCGCTTACTTTGGGAATGACGTGGCTTATTGCCTTTTTTCACACCATCTATATCAAGACCGGGAGTGAAGAATGGAAGCATCTTACTAAATTCTGGATGCGTCTGTTCGGTATCAACTTTGCCATTGGGGTGGCAACCGGTATTATTCTCGAATTTGAGTTCGGGACCAACTGGTCTAATTACTCCTGGATGGTGGGTGATATCTTTGGTGCACCGCTTGCTATCGAAGGTATTTTTGCCTTTTTCTGCGAAGCGACCTTCTTTGCCGTGATGTTTTTCGGCTGGAACCGAGTCTCTAAAAGATTTCATCTCTTTTCCACCTGGATGGTCGCGGTGGGCAGCAACTTGTCCGCTGTCTGGATCCTGGTGGCCAATGGCTGGATGCAGCACCCCGTAGGGCAGGCATTCAACCCAGATTCCGCACGGTTTGAAATGCAGAATTTTGCCGATGTGGTGTTTAATCCGGTGGCGGTGTCCAAGTTTACCCACGCCACCAGTTCTGCCATGCTCTACTCTGCCCTCTTTGTGATCTCCATTTCCTCCTGGTACCTGCTCAAGGGGCGCCATGAAAAGATGGCCAAGCGATCCATCATGGTTGCCTCGATTTTCGGCCTGTTCGCTTCTGGCTTTGTCGCCTTTACAGGTGATGAGTCTGCCTACGAGGTCGCCCGTCATCAACCCATGAAACTTGCTGCAATGGAAGGGCTGTATCAGGGAGAAAAGGGCGCGGACCTTATTGGCTTTGGTGTCCTGAACAGCGCAAAAAAGGTTGGCGATGACCAGGAGCCCTTTTCCTTTGTTGTCAAGGTGCCCGGCCTCCTCTCTTTATTGGCTAATCGTTCCATAGGGTCCTTTGTTCCGGGACTGGAGGATCTGGTCTACGGGAATAGCGAAGAAAATATTATGGGGTCCAAGGAAAAGATGGTTAAAGGGAAGATGGCCCTGACCCAGCTGGAGCTCTATAAAAAGGCCAAGGAGGCAGGTGACGAAGCAGGGGCCACTACGGCCTTAGCAGGTTTTGAAAGAAATAAAGACTATATGGGGTATGGTTTTCTGGAGAAACCAGAAGATGCGGTTCCGCCTGTGGGGCTGACCTTTAATGCCTTTCACATTATGATCGCCTTGGGTACCTTTTTTCCCTTGGTCTTTCTCGGCTTCCTCTTCTTTTCTCTGCAGGGCACCTTGTTGAAACAACGTTGGCTCCTTGCTGGCGGTGCTGTAATGTTTTTTTTCGGCATGATAGCCCAGATGACAGGCTGGATTGTTGCTGAAGTAGGGCGACAGCCTTGGGCGATTCAAGAGCTCTTACCCGTCACTGTGGCCCGAACCAATCTGCCAGCTGGCTCTGTTGCCACAACCTTTTTCCTTTTTCTGGCGCTGTTCACGGTTCTGCTGATAGCCGAGATCAGTATTATGCTGAAGCAGATTAGTCTCGGACCAGAAAAGGCGTAA
- a CDS encoding polyprenyl synthetase family protein, with protein MFDIQQYLREQRLLVENGLQRYMMPEQGDFSAHIESMRYSLFVGGKRIRPILCLAAGRTVCAAPEIEEKLLPAACALECIHTYSLIHDDLPAMDNDDLRRGQPTCHKKFGEAEAILAGDGLLTYAFALLSNPDLPGPETATRLQLITVLAHAAGSQGMVGGQYLDIASEKKTISFDQLKTIHRSKTGALITAAIHMGALAGQADQGQLEALTRYGDAVGLAFQIVDDLLDVTASTEQLGKTAGTDAQQGKATYPAFFGEEKTRALAKEAVASAQKALASFDERAEPLRVLAQYIYQRTC; from the coding sequence ATGTTCGATATTCAACAATATCTTAGAGAGCAACGTCTGCTTGTGGAAAATGGCCTGCAACGATACATGATGCCAGAGCAAGGGGATTTTTCCGCTCATATTGAATCGATGCGTTATAGCCTCTTTGTCGGAGGAAAACGAATACGACCTATCCTCTGTCTTGCAGCAGGACGTACTGTCTGTGCCGCCCCGGAGATCGAAGAGAAATTACTGCCTGCTGCCTGTGCCCTCGAATGTATCCACACCTACTCCTTAATTCATGACGATCTCCCTGCAATGGACAACGATGATCTGCGGCGAGGGCAGCCCACCTGTCATAAAAAATTCGGAGAGGCCGAAGCGATCCTGGCCGGTGACGGCCTGCTGACCTATGCCTTTGCCTTGCTCAGCAATCCTGATCTGCCCGGCCCGGAAACAGCAACACGTCTACAGCTCATTACCGTTCTGGCTCATGCCGCAGGATCCCAGGGAATGGTGGGCGGGCAATACCTGGATATCGCCAGCGAGAAAAAAACGATTTCCTTTGACCAGCTCAAAACAATTCATCGCTCCAAAACCGGGGCCTTGATCACTGCGGCGATCCATATGGGCGCCCTTGCTGGCCAGGCCGATCAGGGGCAGCTTGAGGCCTTGACGCGCTATGGGGATGCTGTGGGACTGGCCTTCCAGATCGTTGATGACCTGCTGGATGTTACCGCTTCAACAGAACAGCTGGGAAAAACGGCAGGCACAGATGCACAGCAGGGAAAGGCTACCTATCCGGCCTTTTTTGGTGAAGAGAAAACCCGTGCTCTGGCAAAGGAGGCTGTGGCGTCTGCTCAGAAAGCCCTTGCTTCTTTTGATGAGCGTGCAGAGCCGTTACGCGTCCTGGCCCAGTATATTTACCAACGAACATGTTGA
- a CDS encoding cytochrome d ubiquinol oxidase subunit II, protein MNWIGTATLAQLQELWWLICSVLGSLLIFLFFVQGGQTLLAQLAKTDKEKSLIANSLGRKWELTFTTLVTFGGAMFAAFPKFYATSFGGAYWVWMLILFTFVLQAVSYEYRSKSNNVLGTKVFDVFLFVNGSVGVLLIGAAVGTFFTGSNFTLDRYNLMSWTNPLRGLEAAFSIFNLALGLFLVFNSRVLGAMYLINNIDFKGSEELEGRLRQAVLKNFYISLPFLACFLVMILLMQGYAVNEAGQIELLSRKYLINLIEVPALAGSLAIGLVLVIAGVLLAAQTTQKSGVWLGGLGSFLVGMTVFGLAGFHNTAFYPSKVDLQSSLTIHNASSTLFTLQTMTWVALAIPLVLAYIAYVWQAMDGKKLSVGELANPEAGEMY, encoded by the coding sequence ATGAATTGGATTGGAACCGCAACACTTGCCCAGTTGCAAGAACTCTGGTGGCTTATTTGCTCTGTGCTTGGATCGCTCCTGATCTTTCTCTTTTTTGTGCAGGGGGGGCAGACCTTACTTGCTCAGCTGGCAAAAACAGACAAAGAGAAAAGTCTTATTGCCAATTCACTGGGCAGAAAATGGGAGCTCACCTTTACCACCCTTGTCACCTTTGGCGGTGCTATGTTCGCTGCGTTTCCAAAATTTTACGCGACGTCATTTGGTGGAGCATATTGGGTGTGGATGCTCATTCTGTTCACCTTTGTTCTCCAGGCGGTCAGTTATGAGTATCGCAGCAAATCGAATAATGTCTTGGGGACCAAGGTCTTTGATGTTTTTCTCTTTGTCAATGGTTCTGTCGGAGTCCTCCTTATCGGGGCAGCGGTAGGCACCTTCTTTACTGGCTCGAATTTCACCTTGGACAGGTATAACCTGATGAGCTGGACCAACCCGTTGCGCGGACTTGAAGCGGCCTTCTCCATCTTCAATCTGGCCTTGGGGCTTTTTTTGGTTTTTAACTCCCGTGTACTCGGGGCTATGTATTTAATCAATAATATTGATTTTAAAGGAAGCGAAGAGCTGGAAGGGCGCCTACGTCAGGCTGTGTTGAAGAATTTTTATATCAGCCTCCCTTTTCTGGCCTGTTTCCTGGTCATGATTCTCCTGATGCAGGGATATGCGGTGAATGAGGCCGGTCAGATAGAACTTCTTTCCCGAAAATATCTTATAAACTTGATAGAGGTCCCCGCCCTGGCTGGTTCTCTGGCTATTGGCTTGGTTTTGGTGATTGCCGGTGTCTTGCTGGCAGCCCAAACGACCCAAAAGAGTGGTGTCTGGTTGGGTGGTTTGGGCAGCTTCCTGGTCGGAATGACCGTTTTTGGGCTGGCTGGCTTTCATAACACGGCCTTTTATCCCTCCAAGGTGGATTTACAATCCAGCCTGACTATCCATAATGCCTCTTCAACCCTCTTCACCCTGCAAACCATGACCTGGGTCGCCTTGGCTATTCCCCTTGTCTTGGCCTACATCGCCTATGTATGGCAGGCAATGGATGGAAAAAAACTCTCTGTTGGGGAACTGGCAAACCCTGAGGCCGGTGAAATGTATTAA
- a CDS encoding DUF882 domain-containing protein, producing the protein MNRRSFLALGAKAAVGLCLAQAAPAWASIPSSRSELSQKRKTLSFYHTHTRERLDIAYAKSGEYDLEALAQINTYLRDFRTSEIHSIDPAVLDILWTIQQKMCCNSTYEVISGYRSPKTNQQLRKKSNGVAKRSLHMKGQAIDVRITGEKTKTVRDCAISLKSGGVGYYAKSNFVHIDTGRVRSW; encoded by the coding sequence ATGAATAGACGTTCTTTTCTCGCCTTGGGAGCAAAGGCTGCTGTCGGGCTTTGCCTTGCCCAAGCTGCTCCAGCTTGGGCGAGCATACCCTCATCTCGATCCGAACTGTCCCAAAAAAGAAAGACCCTCTCGTTTTATCATACCCACACCCGTGAACGACTCGATATAGCCTATGCCAAATCAGGAGAATATGACCTGGAGGCCTTAGCCCAAATAAACACCTATCTCCGTGATTTTCGCACCTCAGAAATTCATTCTATTGATCCGGCTGTCCTGGATATTCTCTGGACAATACAGCAAAAAATGTGCTGCAATAGTACATATGAAGTTATCTCCGGCTATCGTTCGCCGAAAACCAACCAACAACTTCGCAAAAAGAGTAACGGGGTAGCAAAACGCAGTCTCCATATGAAAGGTCAGGCAATTGACGTGCGCATTACCGGAGAAAAAACCAAGACCGTCCGAGATTGCGCAATCTCACTCAAATCCGGTGGCGTAGGATATTATGCAAAATCAAATTTTGTTCATATCGATACCGGTCGAGTCCGCTCCTGGTAA